A stretch of the Comamonas testosteroni TK102 genome encodes the following:
- a CDS encoding LysR family transcriptional regulator: MVDLNDMLYFVEVVERGGFAAAGRALGIPKSRLSRRVAELEAHLGVRLLQRTTRKLSLTQVGETFLRHGQAMRDAALAASDAVAEVQTEPRGTIRVTCPVTLAQTVLGELMPEFLKRCPLVQVEMQVTNRPVNLVEEGVDVALRVRATLEDSGSMVVKRLDSSRQILVASPDLLQRQGTPRTLEDLQLLDSMAMTAVDGHSSLLLVGPEGKEHRLQLQPRYVVDDLLTLKFAALAGSGMCWLPDYMCQDALNQGTLVQLLPQWAPPRGIVHAVFPSRRGLAPAVRHFLDFLGERMPGSSISAVQKAAASVPVTN, encoded by the coding sequence ATGGTGGATCTCAACGACATGCTGTACTTCGTCGAGGTGGTCGAGCGCGGCGGCTTTGCTGCTGCCGGGCGGGCGCTGGGCATCCCCAAGTCGCGCCTCTCGCGCCGCGTCGCCGAACTCGAGGCCCACCTCGGAGTGCGTTTGCTGCAGCGCACCACCCGCAAGCTGTCTCTTACTCAGGTCGGTGAGACCTTTTTGCGCCATGGTCAGGCCATGCGCGATGCTGCCCTGGCTGCCTCGGATGCCGTGGCCGAAGTCCAGACCGAGCCGCGCGGCACCATTCGCGTGACCTGCCCGGTGACGCTGGCGCAGACGGTGCTGGGTGAGCTGATGCCCGAGTTTCTCAAGCGCTGCCCGCTGGTGCAGGTGGAGATGCAGGTCACCAACCGCCCCGTCAATCTGGTCGAGGAGGGTGTGGATGTCGCATTGCGCGTACGTGCCACGCTGGAGGACAGCGGCTCCATGGTCGTCAAGCGACTCGACAGCTCGCGCCAGATCCTGGTGGCCAGCCCCGATTTGCTGCAGCGCCAGGGTACGCCCCGCACGCTGGAGGACCTGCAACTGCTGGACAGCATGGCGATGACGGCGGTCGACGGCCATTCCAGCCTGCTGCTGGTCGGACCCGAAGGCAAGGAACACCGGCTGCAGCTGCAGCCGCGCTATGTGGTCGATGATTTGCTGACCCTGAAATTTGCCGCACTGGCCGGCAGCGGCATGTGCTGGCTGCCTGACTATATGTGCCAGGATGCCTTGAACCAGGGCACGCTGGTGCAGCTGCTGCCGCAATGGGCGCCCCCGCGCGGCATCGTGCATGCGGTGTTCCCCTCGCGGCGCGGGCTGGCACCGGCAGTCCGGCACTTTCTGGATTTTCTCGGGGAGCGCATGCCAGGCAGCAGCATTTCCGCCGTGCAGAAGGCGGCTGCATCAGTTCCGGTGACGAATTAG
- a CDS encoding response regulator transcription factor translates to MYLSDLPKGPYFDAGSIEVTSSATGYTWPSDMKGQKNQPVRVFLADEDRHSRSVISQELMRDPRTILIGQASSYREARKGVLAEEFDVLLVDLSLGEGQGADLLELVQLRMPNVLSIAISSSEKGDAAMDAFKKGVVGYLLKNSWFGSYSQAVLEVANGGASISPIVAKKILPKIFQYSAPNEIPLEHKKFEKLTDREKEVLRLIAQGKRTHEIGDYMEISALTVSTHVKNIYRKMQVRTRAQAVRYAVLKGII, encoded by the coding sequence ATGTATCTCTCCGACTTGCCCAAGGGGCCATACTTTGATGCGGGCAGCATCGAAGTCACATCCTCTGCCACGGGATACACCTGGCCATCCGACATGAAAGGTCAGAAGAACCAGCCCGTGCGGGTTTTCCTGGCTGACGAAGACAGACATAGCAGGAGCGTGATCTCGCAGGAGCTCATGCGTGACCCTCGGACCATCCTGATCGGGCAGGCCTCCTCCTATCGGGAAGCGCGCAAGGGTGTCTTGGCCGAGGAGTTCGACGTGCTTCTCGTGGACCTGTCTCTTGGCGAAGGACAAGGAGCCGATTTGCTGGAGTTAGTCCAATTGAGAATGCCCAATGTATTGAGCATCGCCATTTCCTCCAGCGAAAAAGGCGATGCCGCCATGGATGCTTTCAAAAAAGGGGTGGTTGGATATCTATTAAAGAATTCATGGTTTGGAAGTTATTCGCAAGCGGTACTGGAAGTGGCCAATGGCGGGGCATCCATATCTCCGATTGTTGCGAAGAAAATTCTGCCAAAGATATTTCAATACTCTGCACCCAACGAAATTCCTCTTGAACACAAGAAATTCGAAAAGCTGACGGATAGGGAAAAAGAAGTTTTACGATTGATTGCTCAAGGAAAAAGAACCCATGAGATTGGGGACTACATGGAAATAAGTGCATTGACTGTATCAACGCATGTGAAAAACATCTACCGAAAGATGCAGGTAAGGACCAGAGCCCAAGCCGTCAGGTATGCAGTATTGAAAGGCATCATTTGA
- a CDS encoding cytochrome b/b6 domain-containing protein, producing MSSLTRQPPKRSVSVQPLWLRITHWLNALAVLIMVMSGWRIYNASPIFDFAFPDNITLGGWLGGALQWHFAGMWLFALNGFAYLLLNLITGRFGQRMFPVSARGIVRDAWLALTARLSHADMSHYNQVQRAAYLFAVVDLILLVLSGLVIWKSVQFPLLRELLGGYDMARRIHFYCMTAIVCFVAVHLLMVVLVPRSLLVMLLGRSTLRSVNKESTS from the coding sequence ATGTCCTCCCTCACACGTCAACCGCCGAAACGCAGTGTCTCCGTGCAGCCCCTGTGGCTGCGCATCACCCACTGGCTGAATGCTTTAGCCGTGCTGATCATGGTGATGAGCGGCTGGCGTATCTATAACGCATCACCTATTTTTGACTTTGCCTTTCCAGACAACATCACGCTGGGTGGCTGGTTAGGCGGCGCGCTGCAATGGCATTTCGCCGGTATGTGGCTGTTTGCGCTGAACGGGTTTGCTTATCTGCTGCTGAATCTGATCACTGGAAGGTTTGGGCAGCGAATGTTCCCCGTTTCAGCGCGCGGCATAGTGCGTGACGCCTGGCTTGCGCTGACGGCTCGCTTGTCGCATGCAGACATGAGCCATTACAACCAGGTGCAGCGTGCAGCCTATCTCTTTGCTGTGGTGGATTTGATATTGCTGGTGCTCAGTGGTCTCGTGATCTGGAAATCGGTGCAGTTTCCGCTACTGCGTGAGCTTTTGGGCGGATACGACATGGCCCGCCGCATTCATTTCTATTGCATGACAGCCATTGTCTGCTTTGTCGCCGTTCACCTTCTTATGGTCGTGCTGGTTCCGCGGTCGCTGCTTGTCATGCTGCTCGGTCGCTCCACCTTGCGCTCGGTCAACAAGGAATCCACATCATGA
- a CDS encoding molybdopterin-dependent oxidoreductase encodes MNTSIWHRDNAEAVVAEARNLLNRQLPQASRRKFLARGLTLGGLGLLSGCSIDDNATAEAALTRISQFNDRVQGWLFDSSRLAPTYPESMITRPFPFNAFYDESKVPEVDEASFLLEVTGLVADKHRWTLHELRALPQYTQVTRHICVEGWSAIGKWGGPRFGDFLRAVGADLGARYVGFQCADDYYTSIDMATALHPQTLLALDWDGQPLPPKYGFPMKLRMPTKLGYKNPKHIKAIFVSNTFNRGYWEDQGYNWFGGS; translated from the coding sequence ATGAACACTTCCATCTGGCATCGGGACAACGCTGAAGCCGTGGTCGCCGAGGCCCGGAACTTGCTAAACAGACAGTTGCCACAGGCATCGCGCCGGAAGTTTCTTGCGCGCGGGCTCACACTGGGAGGCCTGGGGCTGCTTTCAGGATGCAGCATTGACGACAACGCTACTGCCGAAGCCGCGCTGACGCGGATCTCGCAGTTCAATGATCGGGTGCAGGGCTGGCTTTTTGACTCTTCACGCCTCGCCCCCACTTACCCGGAGTCGATGATCACCCGGCCATTTCCATTCAACGCTTTCTACGACGAAAGCAAGGTGCCAGAAGTGGACGAAGCGAGCTTTCTTTTGGAGGTGACAGGGCTTGTCGCCGACAAGCATCGCTGGACGCTCCATGAATTGCGTGCACTGCCGCAGTACACGCAGGTTACGCGCCACATCTGTGTGGAAGGCTGGAGCGCCATTGGCAAATGGGGTGGTCCACGCTTTGGTGACTTTTTACGTGCCGTCGGTGCAGACCTCGGAGCTCGCTATGTGGGCTTCCAATGCGCCGACGACTACTACACCAGTATCGACATGGCGACGGCGCTGCATCCTCAGACGCTGCTGGCACTCGACTGGGATGGCCAACCACTGCCGCCCAAGTACGGCTTCCCCATGAAGTTGCGCATGCCTACCAAGCTTGGCTACAAGAATCCGAAGCACATAAAGGCCATCTTCGTGAGCAACACCTTCAACCGAGGCTACTGGGAAGACCAGGGCTACAACTGGTTCGGCGGCAGCTGA